A single Saccharomyces paradoxus chromosome II, complete sequence DNA region contains:
- the DAD3 gene encoding Dad3p (RNA binding protein~similar to YBR233W): protein MEHTLSPLQQEVLNKYKQLSLDLKALDETIKQLNHSQHRQQHTQQETVSPDEILQEMRDIEVKIGLVGTLLKGSVYSLILQRKQEQESLGSNSNQ, encoded by the coding sequence ATGGAACATACCCTTTCACCTTTACAACAAGAAGTATTGAACAAATATAAACAGCTTTCTCTAGATCTAAAAGCTCTGGATGAAACAATAAAGCAACTAAACCACTCGCAACACCGACAACAGCACACACAGCAAGAAACTGTATCGCCAGATGAGATACTACAAGAAATGAGGGACATAGAGGTCAAGATCGGCTTAGTTGGGACATTGCTAAAAGGCAGCGTGTACTCGCTCATTTTGCAAAGAAAGCAAGAACAAGAGTCTTTGGGTAGCAATTCTAATCAGTGA
- the ARC40 gene encoding Arc40p (Subunit of the ARP2/3 complex~similar to YBR234C), producing MSFSNSKDKSVVAVYKLVKAPIYSHCFSQDKSVLAVTCETDCLVYRVSNNSSPVLFATLKDHDKTITAVDISIHGRIVTCSQDRNAYVWEPLSDGTYKPTLVLLRINRAATSVTWAPNGYKFAVGSSARIIAVCYYEHENNWWVSKHIKKPIKSTINCLSWHSNGVLLAAGGTDGFMRVFSGFIKGLDSKESVAGSPWGQKFPFGCLIREWYQGSYIHDVEWRSQMERIAYVAHDGTLNVVDYQSPVQCVNAPEGLPYRSLVWINDHEIICGGYSCHPVLFSEASEGWKFAKNLDKSDNGKSSTLTGSGNTNELSGNDDEGSTFGISALRKFKELDLKGKVSTDVQESAHENAIVELRPFAVSNGQITQVSSCGLDGKIVIYTI from the coding sequence ATgtctttttccaattctaAAGACAAGTCTGTTGTTGCCGTCTATAAATTGGTCAAGGCGCCAATTTATTCCCATTGCTTTTCTCAAGATAAATCTGTTTTAGCCGTTACGTGCGAAACAGATTGTCTTGTGTATAGAGTTTCAAACAACTCCTCTCCAGTTTTATTCGCCACCTTGAAAGATCATGATAAAACTATTACCGCTGTGGACATTTCGATACATGGCCGTATTGTTACTTGCTCCCAAGACCGTAATGCTTACGTTTGGGAGCCATTGAGTGATGGGACATACAAGCCCACTTTAGTGCTTCTACGTATTAACAGAGCAGCTACTTCAGTTACATGGGCACCAAACGGTTATAAGTTTGCGGTTGGGTCCAGTGCTAGAATAATTGCCGTTTGTTATTACGAGCACGAGAATAATTGGTGGGTATCCAAGCACATCAAGAAACCCATCAAATCTACTATCAATTGCCTGTCTTGGCACTCCAATGGAGTGCTATTAGCTGCTGGTGGTACTGATGGGTTTATGCGTGTTTTCAGTGGGTTCATCAAGGGTTTGGATTCCAAGGAATCCGTCGCCGGATCACCCTGGGGCCAGAAATTCCCTTTTGGTTGTTTGATCAGGGAATGGTATCAGGGTTCTTATATCCATGATGTTGAATGGAGAAGTCAAATGGAAAGAATTGCTTATGTAGCGCATGATGGTACTTTGAATGTTGTCGATTACCAATCTCCAGTGCAATGTGTCAATGCTCCGGAGGGGTTACCATACAGATCACTAGTGTGGATCAACGACCACGAGATTATTTGCGGGGGGTACTCTTGTCATCCGGTATTATTCAGCGAAGCCTCTGAAGGCTGGAAATTTGCGAAGAACCTAGATAAATCTGACAATGGCAAGTCTTCAACCTTGACCGGATCAGGCAACACTAACGAGCTAAGTggtaatgatgatgaaggtTCAACTTTTGGTATTTCCGCATTGAGGAAGTTCAAAGAATTAGACTTAAAGGGTAAAGTTAGCACAGATGTCCAAGAAAGCGCACATGAAAATGCCATTGTGGAACTAAGACCTTTCGCAGTATCCAACGGCCAAATCACTCAAGTTTCCTCTTGTGGACTAGATGGTAAGATTGTCATTTATACAATTTaa
- the VHC1 gene encoding Vhc1p (Vacuolar membrane cation-chloride cotransporter (CCC)~similar to YBR235W): protein MVSRFYQIPGTHRPPSAISSSNESSSLLSARRISQTYFNYQATPECQKVSSRYDPDNPNKDKLGTYGGVFVPTALNVLSILMFLRFGFILGQLGIICTIGLLLLSYTINLLTTLSISAISTNGTVRGGGAYYMISRSLGPEFGGSIGLVFFLGQVFNAGMNAVGIIEPLLYNLGYSGQGEPPAALGELLPRGHWYEFTYATIILFLCFSVAFVGSQTVSRAGNILFLVLAASIFSIPLSALIRSPFVEGGISYTGPAWQTFHDNLFPHLTKGAAGSLLKGKETFNDLFGVFFPATAGIFAGAGMSSELRKPSKSIPKGTLWGLLFTFICYAVVVFSMGCSIPRKSLYGEVQIIQTISSVQWVIFMGEMATSLFSIIVGMLGAAYVLEAIAKDNIIPGLEIFADKPLYSLIFTWILTQLCLFSDVNKIATFITMTFLMTFVVMNLACFLLGISSAPNFRPSFKYFNRYTTAAGALLSVVAMLIVDGISASVLFLAMILLFLFIHYFSPPKSWGDVSQSLIYHQVRKYLLRLRQDNIKYWRPQILLFVDNPRTSWNLIRFCNHLKKGGLYILGHVAVTADFPKQLNELKTQQKAWMKIRDMAAIKAFVQVGTGPSLIWGIRNVFIGSGLGGMKPNITVVGFFDLENYRKHRPQNSNNNTNQKPVEIKATVPGSSCSDIRINVPLPTDECKNETKVNVQQWVQIVEDLSLMQSNIAIAHGFKNLEIPNKRDRCFPKKTIDLYPIQMCGKVEAKGDQPASITTNFDTYTLILQLAAILITVPEWKHTHSLRVILFVEQEYHRTNEVQRMKKLLQVLRIDAEVLVVSLDQFRVYNTIVKGDPIVFDYVNSKLADNEWWKDLVEARDTLKPKRRFSTIESQTIARQFTQSRKYTSGVQKLGVSFTMNASMPTNRIDTPCESEDSDLDTDLTSIRDAFSASTNVPVGKDLTTRSKTGSDRTNLLVKNLQSDVSTQSLRPVFSSNTLPRTRVVEDGTGEQPTLIPIAEPDLSNGNGIGNGNKSKKPVLPELSPCCSKDSLVTAMQNLGFNDLPSTAQHLILNDMMTQMSRSSDLIFSTLPIPALGTHEDHDASLQYVEDLDIWLEGLPPCMLINSQTMTVTTAL from the coding sequence ATGGTTAGTAGGTTTTATCAGATCCCAGGTACACATCGGCCACCATCGGcaatatcttcttcaaatgaatcGTCTTCACTGTTGTCTGCTAGACGAATAAGTCAAACATATTTCAATTATCAGGCGACCCCTGAATGccaaaaagtttcttcCAGATATGATCCCGATAATCCAAACAAGGACAAGTTAGGAACATACGGTGGAGTGTTTGTGCCTACTGCATTGAATGTATTGTCTATCCTTATGTTTCTTCGTTTTGGCTTCATTCTGGGTCAGTTAGGCATTATATGCACCATCGGTCTTCTGTTGTTGAGTTACACCATTAATCTTCTCACGACGCTAAGTATATCTGCTATATCTACAAACGGGACTGTTAGGGGAGGGGGTGCCTACTATATGATTTCAAGAAGTTTAGGGCCTGAATTTGGTGGATCTATTGGgcttgttttttttctggggCAGGTGTTTAACGCAGGTATGAATGCAGTGGGTATTATCGAACCTCTGCTTTATAACTTGGGATATTCTGGCCAAGGCGAGCCTCCTGCGGCTTTGGGGGAGTTACTACCGAGAGGTCATTGGTACGAATTTACATATGCCACAATAATACTTTTCCTATGTTTTTCTGTGGCTTTTGTTGGCTCGCAAACAGTGTCAAGAGCAGGGaacattctttttttggtacTAGCTGCTTCTATATTTTCCATCCCATTGTCTGCGCTGATTAGGTCACCGTTCGTTGAAGGCGGTATCAGTTATACCGGCCCTGCATGGCAAACCTTCCATGACAACCTCTTCCCTCACTTGACAAAGGGTGCAGCAGGTTCCCTACTCAAAGGTAAGGAGACATTCAATGATTTATTTGGGGTTTTCTTTCCCGCTACTGCTGGTATATTTGCGGGCGCAGGAATGTCAAGCGAATTAAGAAAACCTTCCAAATCCATTCCTAAGGGCACTTTATGGGGTTTACTATTCACCTTTATCTGTTATGCTGTTGTTGTCTTCTCCATGGGTTGTTCcattccaagaaaatcattatATGGTGAAGTGCAGATTATACAGACGATCAGTTCCGTCCAGTGGGTTATATTTATGGGTGAAATGGCCACATCTCTTTTCTCCATCATTGTAGGGATGCTTGGAGCTGCTTATGTGCTAGAAGCCATTGCAAAGGATAACATTATTCCAGGTTTGGAGATTTTTGCTGATAAACCGTTATATTCATTGATTTTTACTTGGATTCTGACGCAGCTATGTTTGTTTTCAGATGTCAATAAGATTGCCACCTTTATCACCATGACATTCTTGATGACATTCGTGGTCATGAATTTGGCGTGCTTCCTGTTAGGTATTTCATCAGCTCCAAATTTTAGGCCCTCTTTCAAGTACTTCAACAGATATACCACAGCAGCCGGCGCATTACTTTCTGTTGTTGCAATGTTAATTGTTGATGGCATTTCAGCATCTGTTCTGTTTTTGGCTAtgattttgcttttcttatttattcattACTTTTCACCACCGAAATCTTGGGGTGATGTGTCGCAAAGTTTAATCTATCATCAagtaagaaaatatttacttcGCCTGCGTCAAGACAATATTAAATACTGGAGGCCTCAAATATTGCTATTTGTAGATAACCCAAGGACGAGCTGGAACTTGATAAGGTTTTGCaatcatttgaaaaaaggtGGTTTGTATATCTTAGGCCATGTAGCGGTAACTGCGGATTTTCCGAAACAATTAAATGAACTAAAAACCCAACAAAAGGCTTGGATGAAGATCAGAGACATGGCAGCAATAAAGGCCTTTGTCCAAGTTGGGACTGGTCCCTCCCTTATATGGGGAATCAGGAATGTTTTTATTGGTTCAGGATTGGGAGGTATGAAACCAAACATTACCGTTGTTGGTTTCTTTGACCTCGAAAATTATAGAAAGCACAGGCCACAAAATAGCAACAACAATACCAATCAGAAACCGGTAGAAATAAAAGCTACCGTGCCAGGTAGCTCATGCTCTGATATTAGAATCAATGTTCCATTGCCTACAGATGAGTGTAAAAATGAAACCAAAGTTAACGTACAACAATGGGTTCAAATTGTTGAAGATCTATCACTGATGCAATCCAATATTGCCATAGCGCATGGATTCAAGAATTTAGAGATACCAAACAAAAGGGACCgttgttttccaaaaaaaactatagATCTTTATCCCATTCAAATGTGCGGAAAAGTTGAGGCAAAGGGTGATCAACCTGCGTCTATCACTACTAACTTTGATACTTATACACTTATACTACAATTGGCTGCCATTTTGATAACTGTTCCTGAATGGAAGCACACGCACTCGCTTCGAGTTATTTTATTTGTTGAACAAGAATATCACAGAACGAACGAAGTTCAgcgaatgaaaaaattattacaGGTTCTAAGAATCGATGCGGAAGTTCTGGTAGTGTCTCTGGATCAATTCAGAGTATACAACACAATTGTGAAGGGAGACCCAATCGTGTTCGATTATGTCAACTCGAAATTGGCTGATAATGAATGGTGGAAAGATTTGGTTGAAGCTCGTGATACATTGAAACCAAAGCGGAGATTTTCAACTATTGAATCTCAAACGATAGCAAGGCAATTTACACAATCGAGAAAATATACTTCTGGAGTTCAGAAATTGGGTGTCTCATTTACAATGAATGCGAGCATGCCGACTAACCGCATTGATACTCCATGTGAGAGTGAGGATTCTGATTTGGATACAGATCTTACATCAATCCGCGATGCCTTCTCAGCATCGACTAACGTTCCAGTAGGTAAGGATTTAACGACTAGATCGAAGACTGGTTCCGACAGAACAAACTTGCTCGTAAAGAATTTACAAAGTGATGTGTCAACACAATCATTAAGGCCCGTTTTCTCGAGTAATACTTTGCCAAGGACGAGAGTCGTGGAAGATGGTACCGGTGAACAGCCAACCCTGATCCCAATTGCCGAACCGGATCTCTCAAATGGGAACGGTATCGGGAACGGaaacaaatcaaagaaaccTGTTCTTCCCGAATTATCACCCTGTTGTTCTAAAGATAGTCTAGTTACAGCAATGCAAAATTTAGGTTTTAATGATCTTCCAAGTACTGCTCAACATTTGATCCTGAACGATATGATGACACAAATGTCAAGGAGTTCGGATTTGATCTTTTCAACGCTACCGATTCCAGCCCTTGGAACACATGAAGATCATGATGCAAGTTTACAATATGTCGAAGACTTGGATATTTGGTTGGAAGGTTTACCGCCATGCATGTTAATCAATTCGCAAACCATGACTGTAACTACTGCATTATAG